The following proteins come from a genomic window of Rissa tridactyla isolate bRisTri1 chromosome 11, bRisTri1.patW.cur.20221130, whole genome shotgun sequence:
- the NUDCD2 gene encoding nudC domain-containing protein 2 has product MSAPFEERSGVVPCGTPWGRWYQTLEEVFIEVRVPPGTRAKDVRCSLQSRHIALSVGGQELLQGKLFDSTITDEGTWTLEDRKLIRIVLMKTNRDAGNCWTSLLENEYAADPWVQDQMQRKLTLERFQRENPGFDFSGAEISGNYSKGGPDFSSLEK; this is encoded by the exons ATGTCGGCTCCCTTCGAGGAGCGTAGCGGGGTAGTGCCCTGTGGGACGCCCTGGGGCCGCTGGTACCAGACCTTGGAGGAGGTGTTCATCGAGGTGCGGGTGCCGCCGGGCACTCGGGCCAAGGACGTCCGCTGCAGCCTGCAGAGCCGGCACATCGCGCTTTCCGTGgggggccaggagctgctgcag GGTAAACTTTTCGACTCTACAATAACTGATGAAGGAACGTGGACGTTAG AAGACAGGAAGCTGATACGAATTGTTCTAATGAAGACAAATCGAGATGCTGGAAATTGTTGGACATCTCTGTTAGAAAATGAATATGCTGCTGATCCTTGGGTGCAGGACCAGATGCAAAGAAAACTTACACTGGAGCGATTCCAAAGAGAG AACCCTGGATTTGATTTCAGCGGAGCAGAAATTTCTGGAAATTACAGCAAAGGAGGGCCAGACTTTTCTAGTCTTGAGAAGTAA
- the HMMR gene encoding hyaluronan mediated motility receptor isoform X1: MAFSRAPLRRFNHSSVCTPLQGSYDVKSSDALKSSLPSETCQRVRKQKSETNLNSEKSAPTPVAGRRLASLGSTPVNGTLKPKKDFILMKEKKKQKTLEKEIRALVRERGEQDKKLKALDEDFVKMEAKLSAAVQEKTSLLANVACLKKQLLELTRTNELLKSKLSEDGVQKKMSSLCMELMKLRNKRDAKEKTALAKQENMEMKLQEVQRNLEHSKGKVAQLEEKLSATEREKVEEKSDTEKLLEYITELSSVAETVEKYKLDVAQMEEMLIKKDQDNGILRDTLKTKEEESSKLIKELNERCQLLQQEKEKELSESREKLLSVNAEIEDLKKKIVSEEQEHQKLLQKHEEMVAKLQQEKESSASMHQKLLEFQDEVTSERHLLEEALNDTMNELNKLHAKEKKAEKMVKRLEQEIKSQALELAQMEVKLKGKNAELEQINEKHSNAVLQIQEEHSNTLHKLGKAVAEFESYKKTIAEEICSLKLENTSLQEEVANLTKIGQDNLQLLQEAEYTKTKAKEECARMLLEAETKLALKEAETKRTKESCLVQMTKLQEELEEQTEDLKRQLEVERSRKTVNEDVTSSLKEEIKTWRNLYEDLHNKTKPFQQQLDAFEAEKNALLNEHGAAQEELNKLSDAYAKLLGHQNQKQKIKHVMKLKEENTHLKQDVSKLRALLAKEKQTSRNLQEQLCAVQGIRRFDPSKAFQHDSKENIPPKTPFKEGKSRQRDKRAVELQ; this comes from the exons ATGGCCTTCTCCAGAGCTCCGCTCCGCCGCTTCAACCACAGCTCTG TATGTACCCCACTGCAAGGATCCTACGATGTTAAATCTTCAGACGCACTGAAAAGTTCTCTGCCCTCTGAAACATGTCAACGGGTTAGGAAACAGAAGA GTGAGACAAATCTGAACAGTGAGAAGAGTGCACCCACCCCTGTAGCTGGAAGGAGACTTGCATCTCTCGGATCAACA CCAGTTAATGGGACTCTGAAGCCTAAAAAAGACTTTATccttatgaaagagaaaaagaaacagaagacactGGAGAAGGAG ATTCGTGCATTAGTGAGAGAGCGTGGAGAGCAGGATAAAAAACTTAAGGCTCTGGATGAGGATTTTGTTaagatggaagcaaagctgagtgctgcagttcAGGAGAAAACATCTCTTTTGGCAAATGTTGCATGCCTGAAAAAACAGCTTCTGGAGCTAACAAGAACTAACGAACTACTAAAATCAAAG CTGTCTGAAGATGGCGTGCAGAAGAAAATGAGCAGCCTGTGCATGGAGTTAATGAAGCTCAGAAACAAGAGGGACGCTAAGGAAAAG aCTGCACTTGCAAAGCAGGAAAACATGGAAATGAAGCTGCAGGAAGTGCAAAGGAATCTAGAGCATTCAAAAGGAAAAGTAGCACAGTTAGAAGAAAAACT ATCTGCTACTGAGAGAGAGAAAGTTGAAGAAAAGTCTGACACTGAAAAACTCCTGGAATATATCACAGAGCTCAG TAGTGTTGCAGAAACAGTTGAGAAATACAAACTAGATGTTGCCCAGATGGAAGAGATGCTGATAAAGAAAGACCAAGATAATGGGATCCTGAGGGATACCCtcaaaacaaaagaggaagaatCATCTAAACTGATAAAAGAACTGAATGAAAGGTGTCAATTGCTTCAACAAGAAAAAG AGAAAGAGTTGTCTGAGAGCAGAGAAAAACTTCTGAGTGTGAATGCTGAAATagaagacctgaaaaaaaaaattgtctcagaAGAACAAGAACACCAAAAGCTTCTTCAGAAACACGAGGAGATGGTCGCTAAGCTGCAGCAAGAGAAG GAGTCATCTGCATCAATGCATCAGAAGTTACTAGAGTTCCAAGATGAGGTAACAAGTGAGAGACACCTTCTTGAAGAAGCGCTGAATGATACAATGAATGAGCTGAATAAATTACATGCTAAGGAGAAGAAAGCTGAGAAGATGGTGAAGCGGTTGGAACAAGAAATCAAATCTCAAGCTCTTGAACTTGCACAGATGGAAGTAAAGTTGAAAGG gaagaatGCTGAGTTGGAGCAAAtcaatgaaaagcacagcaatgcTGTTTTGCAAATCCAAGAAGAGCATAGCAATACATTGCACAAACTTGGAAAGGCTGTTGCTGAGTTTGAAAG CTACAAGAAGACAATAGCTGAAGAAATATGCAGTCTTAAACTGGAGAACACTTCTCTGCAAGAAGAAGTTGCTAACCTAACAAAAATAGGCCAAGACAATCTACAGCTGCTTCAGGAAGCGGAGTAcactaaaaccaaagcaaaagaaGAATGTGCGAG GATGCTTTTAGAAGCCGAGACAAAGCTTGcactgaaagaagcagaaacaaagagaacaaaggagTCTTGCCTTGTACAAATGACGAAACTTCAGGAAGAACTGGAAGAGCAAACTGAAGATCTGAAAAGACAGCTAGAAGTGGAAAGATCGAG GAAAACCGTAAATGAAGATGTGACCTCTAGCTTAAAAGAAGAGATAAAGACCTGGCGTAATCTATACGAAGATTTGCATAACAAAACTAAGCCTTTTCAG CAACAACTAGATGCATTTGAAGCAGAGAAGAATGCGCTCTTAAATGAGCACGGTGCAGCCCAGGAAGAATTGAATAAACTAAGTGATGCATATGCTAAACTACTTGGCCACCAGAACCAGAAGCAAAAAATCAAGCATGTTATGAAGTTGAAGGAGGAGAATACCcacctgaagcag GATGTCTCAAAACTGCGTGCATTGCTAgcgaaagaaaagcaaacaagcagaaaTCTTCAGGAGCAACTATGTGCAGTTCAGGGCATTAGGCGTTTTGATCCTTCCAAAGCTTTCCAGCATGATAGCAAGGAAAATATTCCTCCAAAAACTCCTTTTAAAGAAG GCAAAAGCAGACAAAGGGACAAACGTGCGGTTGAACTACAATAA
- the HMMR gene encoding hyaluronan mediated motility receptor isoform X2, with protein MAFSRAPLRRFNHSSVCTPLQGSYDVKSSDALKSSLPSETCQRVRKQKSETNLNSEKSAPTPVAGRRLASLGSTPVNGTLKPKKDFILMKEKKKQKTLEKEIRALVRERGEQDKKLKALDEDFVKMEAKLSAAVQEKTSLLANVACLKKQLLELTRTNELLKSKLSEDGVQKKMSSLCMELMKLRNKRDAKEKTALAKQENMEMKLQEVQRNLEHSKGKVAQLEEKLSATEREKVEEKSDTEKLLEYITELSSVAETVEKYKLDVAQMEEMLIKKDQDNGILRDTLKTKEEESSKLIKELNERCQLLQQEKEKELSESREKLLSVNAEIEDLKKKIVSEEQEHQKLLQKHEEMVAKLQQEKESSASMHQKLLEFQDEVTSERHLLEEALNDTMNELNKLHAKEKKAEKMVKRLEQEIKSQALELAQMEVKLKGKNAELEQINEKHSNAVLQIQEEHSNTLHKLGKAVAEFESYKKTIAEEICSLKLENTSLQEEVANLTKIGQDNLQLLQEAEYTKTKAKEECARMLLEAETKLALKEAETKRTKESCLVQMTKLQEELEEQTEDLKRQLEVERSRKTVNEDVTSSLKEEIKTWRNLYEDLHNKTKPFQQQLDAFEAEKNALLNEHGAAQEELNKLSDAYAKLLGHQNQKQKIKHVMKLKEENTHLKQDVSKLRALLAKEKQTSRNLQEQLCAVQGIRRFDPSKAFQHDSKENIPPKTPFKEGNKNKI; from the exons ATGGCCTTCTCCAGAGCTCCGCTCCGCCGCTTCAACCACAGCTCTG TATGTACCCCACTGCAAGGATCCTACGATGTTAAATCTTCAGACGCACTGAAAAGTTCTCTGCCCTCTGAAACATGTCAACGGGTTAGGAAACAGAAGA GTGAGACAAATCTGAACAGTGAGAAGAGTGCACCCACCCCTGTAGCTGGAAGGAGACTTGCATCTCTCGGATCAACA CCAGTTAATGGGACTCTGAAGCCTAAAAAAGACTTTATccttatgaaagagaaaaagaaacagaagacactGGAGAAGGAG ATTCGTGCATTAGTGAGAGAGCGTGGAGAGCAGGATAAAAAACTTAAGGCTCTGGATGAGGATTTTGTTaagatggaagcaaagctgagtgctgcagttcAGGAGAAAACATCTCTTTTGGCAAATGTTGCATGCCTGAAAAAACAGCTTCTGGAGCTAACAAGAACTAACGAACTACTAAAATCAAAG CTGTCTGAAGATGGCGTGCAGAAGAAAATGAGCAGCCTGTGCATGGAGTTAATGAAGCTCAGAAACAAGAGGGACGCTAAGGAAAAG aCTGCACTTGCAAAGCAGGAAAACATGGAAATGAAGCTGCAGGAAGTGCAAAGGAATCTAGAGCATTCAAAAGGAAAAGTAGCACAGTTAGAAGAAAAACT ATCTGCTACTGAGAGAGAGAAAGTTGAAGAAAAGTCTGACACTGAAAAACTCCTGGAATATATCACAGAGCTCAG TAGTGTTGCAGAAACAGTTGAGAAATACAAACTAGATGTTGCCCAGATGGAAGAGATGCTGATAAAGAAAGACCAAGATAATGGGATCCTGAGGGATACCCtcaaaacaaaagaggaagaatCATCTAAACTGATAAAAGAACTGAATGAAAGGTGTCAATTGCTTCAACAAGAAAAAG AGAAAGAGTTGTCTGAGAGCAGAGAAAAACTTCTGAGTGTGAATGCTGAAATagaagacctgaaaaaaaaaattgtctcagaAGAACAAGAACACCAAAAGCTTCTTCAGAAACACGAGGAGATGGTCGCTAAGCTGCAGCAAGAGAAG GAGTCATCTGCATCAATGCATCAGAAGTTACTAGAGTTCCAAGATGAGGTAACAAGTGAGAGACACCTTCTTGAAGAAGCGCTGAATGATACAATGAATGAGCTGAATAAATTACATGCTAAGGAGAAGAAAGCTGAGAAGATGGTGAAGCGGTTGGAACAAGAAATCAAATCTCAAGCTCTTGAACTTGCACAGATGGAAGTAAAGTTGAAAGG gaagaatGCTGAGTTGGAGCAAAtcaatgaaaagcacagcaatgcTGTTTTGCAAATCCAAGAAGAGCATAGCAATACATTGCACAAACTTGGAAAGGCTGTTGCTGAGTTTGAAAG CTACAAGAAGACAATAGCTGAAGAAATATGCAGTCTTAAACTGGAGAACACTTCTCTGCAAGAAGAAGTTGCTAACCTAACAAAAATAGGCCAAGACAATCTACAGCTGCTTCAGGAAGCGGAGTAcactaaaaccaaagcaaaagaaGAATGTGCGAG GATGCTTTTAGAAGCCGAGACAAAGCTTGcactgaaagaagcagaaacaaagagaacaaaggagTCTTGCCTTGTACAAATGACGAAACTTCAGGAAGAACTGGAAGAGCAAACTGAAGATCTGAAAAGACAGCTAGAAGTGGAAAGATCGAG GAAAACCGTAAATGAAGATGTGACCTCTAGCTTAAAAGAAGAGATAAAGACCTGGCGTAATCTATACGAAGATTTGCATAACAAAACTAAGCCTTTTCAG CAACAACTAGATGCATTTGAAGCAGAGAAGAATGCGCTCTTAAATGAGCACGGTGCAGCCCAGGAAGAATTGAATAAACTAAGTGATGCATATGCTAAACTACTTGGCCACCAGAACCAGAAGCAAAAAATCAAGCATGTTATGAAGTTGAAGGAGGAGAATACCcacctgaagcag GATGTCTCAAAACTGCGTGCATTGCTAgcgaaagaaaagcaaacaagcagaaaTCTTCAGGAGCAACTATGTGCAGTTCAGGGCATTAGGCGTTTTGATCCTTCCAAAGCTTTCCAGCATGATAGCAAGGAAAATATTCCTCCAAAAACTCCTTTTAAAGAAG gtaataaaaacaaaatttaa
- the HMMR gene encoding hyaluronan mediated motility receptor isoform X3, with protein MKEKKKQKTLEKEIRALVRERGEQDKKLKALDEDFVKMEAKLSAAVQEKTSLLANVACLKKQLLELTRTNELLKSKLSEDGVQKKMSSLCMELMKLRNKRDAKEKTALAKQENMEMKLQEVQRNLEHSKGKVAQLEEKLSATEREKVEEKSDTEKLLEYITELSSVAETVEKYKLDVAQMEEMLIKKDQDNGILRDTLKTKEEESSKLIKELNERCQLLQQEKEKELSESREKLLSVNAEIEDLKKKIVSEEQEHQKLLQKHEEMVAKLQQEKESSASMHQKLLEFQDEVTSERHLLEEALNDTMNELNKLHAKEKKAEKMVKRLEQEIKSQALELAQMEVKLKGKNAELEQINEKHSNAVLQIQEEHSNTLHKLGKAVAEFESYKKTIAEEICSLKLENTSLQEEVANLTKIGQDNLQLLQEAEYTKTKAKEECARMLLEAETKLALKEAETKRTKESCLVQMTKLQEELEEQTEDLKRQLEVERSRKTVNEDVTSSLKEEIKTWRNLYEDLHNKTKPFQQQLDAFEAEKNALLNEHGAAQEELNKLSDAYAKLLGHQNQKQKIKHVMKLKEENTHLKQDVSKLRALLAKEKQTSRNLQEQLCAVQGIRRFDPSKAFQHDSKENIPPKTPFKEGKSRQRDKRAVELQ; from the exons atgaaagagaaaaagaaacagaagacactGGAGAAGGAG ATTCGTGCATTAGTGAGAGAGCGTGGAGAGCAGGATAAAAAACTTAAGGCTCTGGATGAGGATTTTGTTaagatggaagcaaagctgagtgctgcagttcAGGAGAAAACATCTCTTTTGGCAAATGTTGCATGCCTGAAAAAACAGCTTCTGGAGCTAACAAGAACTAACGAACTACTAAAATCAAAG CTGTCTGAAGATGGCGTGCAGAAGAAAATGAGCAGCCTGTGCATGGAGTTAATGAAGCTCAGAAACAAGAGGGACGCTAAGGAAAAG aCTGCACTTGCAAAGCAGGAAAACATGGAAATGAAGCTGCAGGAAGTGCAAAGGAATCTAGAGCATTCAAAAGGAAAAGTAGCACAGTTAGAAGAAAAACT ATCTGCTACTGAGAGAGAGAAAGTTGAAGAAAAGTCTGACACTGAAAAACTCCTGGAATATATCACAGAGCTCAG TAGTGTTGCAGAAACAGTTGAGAAATACAAACTAGATGTTGCCCAGATGGAAGAGATGCTGATAAAGAAAGACCAAGATAATGGGATCCTGAGGGATACCCtcaaaacaaaagaggaagaatCATCTAAACTGATAAAAGAACTGAATGAAAGGTGTCAATTGCTTCAACAAGAAAAAG AGAAAGAGTTGTCTGAGAGCAGAGAAAAACTTCTGAGTGTGAATGCTGAAATagaagacctgaaaaaaaaaattgtctcagaAGAACAAGAACACCAAAAGCTTCTTCAGAAACACGAGGAGATGGTCGCTAAGCTGCAGCAAGAGAAG GAGTCATCTGCATCAATGCATCAGAAGTTACTAGAGTTCCAAGATGAGGTAACAAGTGAGAGACACCTTCTTGAAGAAGCGCTGAATGATACAATGAATGAGCTGAATAAATTACATGCTAAGGAGAAGAAAGCTGAGAAGATGGTGAAGCGGTTGGAACAAGAAATCAAATCTCAAGCTCTTGAACTTGCACAGATGGAAGTAAAGTTGAAAGG gaagaatGCTGAGTTGGAGCAAAtcaatgaaaagcacagcaatgcTGTTTTGCAAATCCAAGAAGAGCATAGCAATACATTGCACAAACTTGGAAAGGCTGTTGCTGAGTTTGAAAG CTACAAGAAGACAATAGCTGAAGAAATATGCAGTCTTAAACTGGAGAACACTTCTCTGCAAGAAGAAGTTGCTAACCTAACAAAAATAGGCCAAGACAATCTACAGCTGCTTCAGGAAGCGGAGTAcactaaaaccaaagcaaaagaaGAATGTGCGAG GATGCTTTTAGAAGCCGAGACAAAGCTTGcactgaaagaagcagaaacaaagagaacaaaggagTCTTGCCTTGTACAAATGACGAAACTTCAGGAAGAACTGGAAGAGCAAACTGAAGATCTGAAAAGACAGCTAGAAGTGGAAAGATCGAG GAAAACCGTAAATGAAGATGTGACCTCTAGCTTAAAAGAAGAGATAAAGACCTGGCGTAATCTATACGAAGATTTGCATAACAAAACTAAGCCTTTTCAG CAACAACTAGATGCATTTGAAGCAGAGAAGAATGCGCTCTTAAATGAGCACGGTGCAGCCCAGGAAGAATTGAATAAACTAAGTGATGCATATGCTAAACTACTTGGCCACCAGAACCAGAAGCAAAAAATCAAGCATGTTATGAAGTTGAAGGAGGAGAATACCcacctgaagcag GATGTCTCAAAACTGCGTGCATTGCTAgcgaaagaaaagcaaacaagcagaaaTCTTCAGGAGCAACTATGTGCAGTTCAGGGCATTAGGCGTTTTGATCCTTCCAAAGCTTTCCAGCATGATAGCAAGGAAAATATTCCTCCAAAAACTCCTTTTAAAGAAG GCAAAAGCAGACAAAGGGACAAACGTGCGGTTGAACTACAATAA